The following nucleotide sequence is from Candidatus Poseidoniia archaeon.
AAAGAAGCGGAGGAACTCGAGGCGCAGCTGCGCCTGATGCGCGACCAGGCGCCCTCCGAGGCGCGGTCGGAATCACCACGGTACATCGGCTAACCGTTTTACCACCGTCGGAATGGGGGCCGCGTGACCCACGCAAAAGCGCTCGCTGCGGCCGAAGAAACGGTCGCTACCGCGCTACAGGAACTGGACTGGCCGGCGCTACCGCTCGACCGCCGCCCGCAGCAGGGCGACCTGGCGGTTATCTGCTTCCCCGCTGCGAAACAGCTGCGGCAGCCACCCGATGCGCTGGCGGCAGAGCTGGCGGCTGCGCTCGCCGACCGTGGACTGCGCGCGACGGCCGACGGCGGCTACTGCAACATCACGCTCGACTGGCGTCCGCTGGCTGCGCCGTTGCTGGCCGAAATCAGCGCTGGCGATTTCGGCACCCGCACCCCGACTGGCCGCCGCGTGCTGATTGAGCACACTTCGGCCAATGCCACCGGCCCGTTCCACATGGGGCGCGCGCGTAACCCGATTATCGGCGATACGCTGGCGCGACTGCTGCGCTACGCGGGCGACGAGGTCGCGACCGAGTACTACGTCAACGACATGGGCCGGCAGGCGGCCACGCTCGCGTACGGTCTGCGCCACTTCGCGCCGGGCGACGCGCCGAAGGTCGACCACGCGCTGGTCGAATGCTATCGGCAGGCGAACGCCGCGCTCGAGGAGGACCCCGCCGCGAAGGAGGCGATTTACGCGCTGATGGAGCGCTGCGAGGAGGGCGACGCGGAAGCGGTCGCCGAGGTCGCCGGCGCCGCCGAAAAGATGCTGGCGGGCATGCGCGAATCGCTGGCGCGGCTGGGCGCCGAGGCCGACACGTATTTCCACGAGTCGGCGCTCGTTGCCGGTGGAGCCGTCAACGACGTTATCGAACGGCTGGCGCAGTCCGCGCTCTGCGGCGACGATGACGGGGCGAAATTCCTCGACCTGGCAGGGCACGGCATCGCCGGCCGCAACCAGCGCTTCTTCTTCACGCGTAAGAGCGGATTGAGCCTCTACACGACGCGCGACGTCGCCTACCATCTCGACAAGTTCGGCCGCTGCGACATGGCGCTGAACGTCCTCGGTGAGGACCACAAACTGCAGTCGCAGCTGCTGGGCATCGCGCTGGGCGAACTCGGCGCCCCAGTGCCTGAAGCGGTGTTTTACGCCTTCGTCAACCTGCCGGGCGGCAAGATGTCGACCCGCGCCGGACGCGTCGTCTACCTCGACGACATGCTCGACGAAGCGCAGCAGCGCGCGCTGGCGGAACTCGTGCAGCGCCGCCCCGACATGGCTTCCGCGCAGCGGCAGGCGCTGGCGACCGCCATCGGAACGGGGGCATTGCGCTACAACATCCTGCGCGTGCAGGCCGAAAAGGGCTTCACTTTCCGCTGGCAGGACGCGCTGAGCTTCGAGGGAGACTCGGCGCCGTTCGCGATGTATTCGCACGCGCGCTGCTGCGCCATCCTGCGCCGCGCCGACGGGACGCCGGGTGGCGAGCCACCCGGCGAGCTGCACCCGACCGAGGAGGCGCTGCTGCGGCAGCTCGCACGCTGGCCGGCGACGGTCGCACGCGCTGCCGGCGAGCGCAAGCTGCACCTGCTGCCGCCCTGCGCGCATGGCCTGGCGGGGGCGCTGAACGGCTTCTACCGCGACTGCCCGGTGATTGGCTCCGACGCCGAGGAGTTCCGGCTGGCGCTGGTCGACGCAACGCGACGCGTGCTGGCGGATGTGCTGGGGCTGCTGGGCGTAGTCGCGCCGGAGGAGATGTAGGGTGCCGCGGCTGCAGTGGCGCTTCCTGAGCGAAGAGCCGCCGGCCGACGTGGTCGAGCTGCTGCTGGCGCAGCGTGGCCTGACGGGGGCGGAGCGCGATGCATTCCTGCATCCATCGCTCGACCAGCTGCATGACCCGTTTCTGCTTTCCGCCATGGAGGCGGCGGTCGAAAAACTGGAGTGGGCACGGACCTGGCAACAGCCCGTTACCGTCTTCGGCGATTACGACTGCGACGGTGTGACGTCGACCGTGCTGCTCTACAGCTTGCTGAAGCAGGCGGGGATGCAGGTCGACTACCACGTGCCGCATCGCATTGACGATGGCTACGGGCTGACCGAGGCAGGCGTCGAGAAGGTACACACGCGCGGCAGCCGGCTCATCGTAACCGTCGATAACGGCATCAGCGCCAATGCGGCGGTCGCGCGAGCCAATGCTCTGGGAATGGAGGTCGTGATTACCGACCATCACAAGCAGGAGGGCGAGCTCCCCCCGGCAGCCGCGGTCGTCAACCCTAACCGCAAGGACAACGAGTACCCGTTCCGCGCCATCGCCGGCGTCGGCGTCGCCTACAAGCTCTGCTGCGCGCTCGCGCCGCGTATCCTGCCCGCAGGCGATGCGACCACTTTTCTGGCCGAGGCGCTCGACCTAGTGACGCTCGGAACTGTAGCGGACATGATGCCGCTAGTCGATGAGAACCGCGCACTGGTGGCGCATGGGCTTGCGCGTGTCGCTGCGACAAAACGGGCCGGAATCCAGGCTCTCATCGAGCAGGCGCGCGCCAAACGCGAGCTTGACCCGGCTGACATCGGCTTCAAACTGGCGCCGCGTATCAACGCCGCTGGACGCATGGAGGGCGCCGACATCGCACTCGAGCTGCTGCTGGCACCCGACCTGGCAGCGGCGCGGCCGCTGGCAGAGAAGCTCACCGGGCTCAACGCCAAGCGGCAGGCGGAAACCGCGCGCTGCGAGGAGCTGGCGCTTGACCTTGCCGAAGCGCAGGCGGGGAATGACTTCATCGTCGTCTGGCATCCCGGGATGCACGCTGGCGTAATGGGGCTGGTCGCGTCGCACATCATGCGTCGCTACCACCGGCCGACGCTGGTACTGCGGCTTGACGGCGACGCTGCGGGCGGCTCGGCGCGCTCGATTCCGGGCTATGACCTGAGCGCCGCGTTCGACCGCTACAAGGCACTGCTCGACGGCGGCGGCGGCCACGCCATGGCGGCCGGCTGCCACCTGCCGGCCGCCAACCTCGAACCGTTGCGCGAAGCGCTAATGGCCGATGCAACAGAGCGGCTGACTGACGAGATGCGGCAGCCGTTGCTCGAGATTGTCACCCCACTCGAGGCAGGGCGGCTCGACCTGCAATTCATGGCGCAGCTGGAGCGGCTGGCGCCGTTCGGGCAGGGAAACCTGGCACCGACCTTCGCGCTGCTCGACTGCGAAG
It contains:
- the recJ gene encoding single-stranded-DNA-specific exonuclease RecJ produces the protein MPRLQWRFLSEEPPADVVELLLAQRGLTGAERDAFLHPSLDQLHDPFLLSAMEAAVEKLEWARTWQQPVTVFGDYDCDGVTSTVLLYSLLKQAGMQVDYHVPHRIDDGYGLTEAGVEKVHTRGSRLIVTVDNGISANAAVARANALGMEVVITDHHKQEGELPPAAAVVNPNRKDNEYPFRAIAGVGVAYKLCCALAPRILPAGDATTFLAEALDLVTLGTVADMMPLVDENRALVAHGLARVAATKRAGIQALIEQARAKRELDPADIGFKLAPRINAAGRMEGADIALELLLAPDLAAARPLAEKLTGLNAKRQAETARCEELALDLAEAQAGNDFIVVWHPGMHAGVMGLVASHIMRRYHRPTLVLRLDGDAAGGSARSIPGYDLSAAFDRYKALLDGGGGHAMAAGCHLPAANLEPLREALMADATERLTDEMRQPLLEIVTPLEAGRLDLQFMAQLERLAPFGQGNLAPTFALLDCEVQSVRTMGRDSDHLRLSLARCPDAIGWGMGDRAETLMPGDRVDVAFRLERNRYKGRETLQLLLQDLRPSG
- the argS gene encoding arginine--tRNA ligase codes for the protein MTHAKALAAAEETVATALQELDWPALPLDRRPQQGDLAVICFPAAKQLRQPPDALAAELAAALADRGLRATADGGYCNITLDWRPLAAPLLAEISAGDFGTRTPTGRRVLIEHTSANATGPFHMGRARNPIIGDTLARLLRYAGDEVATEYYVNDMGRQAATLAYGLRHFAPGDAPKVDHALVECYRQANAALEEDPAAKEAIYALMERCEEGDAEAVAEVAGAAEKMLAGMRESLARLGAEADTYFHESALVAGGAVNDVIERLAQSALCGDDDGAKFLDLAGHGIAGRNQRFFFTRKSGLSLYTTRDVAYHLDKFGRCDMALNVLGEDHKLQSQLLGIALGELGAPVPEAVFYAFVNLPGGKMSTRAGRVVYLDDMLDEAQQRALAELVQRRPDMASAQRQALATAIGTGALRYNILRVQAEKGFTFRWQDALSFEGDSAPFAMYSHARCCAILRRADGTPGGEPPGELHPTEEALLRQLARWPATVARAAGERKLHLLPPCAHGLAGALNGFYRDCPVIGSDAEEFRLALVDATRRVLADVLGLLGVVAPEEM